Below is a window of Dromiciops gliroides isolate mDroGli1 chromosome 5, mDroGli1.pri, whole genome shotgun sequence DNA.
gcattggccctggattcaggagggcctgagttcaaatctggcttcagacacttgacacttactagctgtgtgaccctgggcgagtcactatactcattgccctggaaaaacaacaacaaaaaaccaagccAGAACTTTGTTGGTCTTggtttctccatttaaaaaaaaaaaaaaagaaagaaaagaaatgaatcaaCTTCTTAAAAGGTTTGGAAACTCAAGAGATGTTACTTTTATCTGGTACTTTCTATTTATACCAGTAATATACTTATTTAAACAAAGTGGAGACAAATATATAGGAACTCTTTACTTTTCCATAATTTAATCAATGAGCGACCAGTATTCATGCCTATTttatcttagaaataatttagaagtcAGCCTAATAaaaattaacttttgtttttaatagtaacTAGGACTCCCACTGTATGGCTTTTGTGCTCACCATTGTCATGAAATTGCTTTTTCAGGGGTCATTAAAAGTCTTTCTGCTCATTAGAGTTCCTTGATATTCATTAGTTATGTTGGTTTCTTTAACATGGCATCCTCCTAGTTTTCTTCACCTCTCagacctcctttcttcttttagtgGCTTTTCCTTTTCCCACCTTCTTGGCATAAGGCCTTCCCAAAATtcagtctctgtgtctcttccaTTCTTTTAcccatatttttttgttttttagtgaggcaattggggttaagtgacttgcccagggtcacacagctactaagtgttaagtgtctgaggccgtatttgaactcaggtactcctgactccagggctggtgctctatccactgcgccacctagctgccccctacccataTTGATCTTATGTACTCTTTACAGTTTTAGATTGGTATCTCTCCTAAGGTTTCCTTGAGGTAAgtactttccttatttttaaaataaaatttatgagattttaaaaaaaattatttgcaaattaAGATAATTTTGTAAGTAGTTGTCATTTCTATTCATAGGCATAGTATTTTGTAGCTTTATAAAATACTCATTTGATTCCCCACAATGATTTTGAAATAGTTAAGGAGTTATACTTTTTCAGTGCCCCATAAATCTTTGTATCCAGTTCTAGTTGTTCCAAGATAAAAATTCCCTATTTTCAGCCACCTACCTATATCTCCACAAAATAATTCAACTGATACCAAAAGTTCAAAATATCACTACTGAAACAGATTTCTCCTGGAATTTATATCTTTTCatgaagtgtgtgtatgtgtgtgtatgtaaactaTTGATGTTAGCAGTACCGTTGTCACTCTATCATGATTGTTTCTCACCTTTGCATGATGTTTGACTTTCTCCCTCTTCTGACAGTCATTTGCTAAATGCTTTTGGATTTACCTCTGCAAGCTGTGTACCCACTTTATtaataatgaggataataataagcCATATTCATATCTTGTCACATAGTCTAAACATGTGAAATAGATATTCCGCTATAgtgaaaattctagaatgtgatgttcacattttaaaactgtTCGCTTTTGAAAATATAACACCAATACCATATCAAGAATAATTCATATAAAGCGTAGCATTTTTCAGAGAGTTAGTTTAAACCGATTGTGATTCTGCCTAGTCTTAAACCCATTGTCATCTCCTAAGTAGAGCTAAGTGTCACCTGCAGattaaaaggggagggggaaccaaAATATCTTATTAATCATTTAATGTACATGGCTAGGTATCAAGCTACAAGCTTTATGGCACTGctgaaaaattaatcaaataGCTCTTTCATCTTGTGGAATCTTTctccaatgatttttttaaatgccgaTATAAAATTCTTACACCAAGGAAATATAGAGACAGAAGGCTTTAAACCTGAACTTAGAAGTCACATTGAATCAGTGGATGAAGGCAATACCAACAAATACTTTGGTCTCCTCCAGGCAAGACACACTGAACAAAAAGATAGTAAAGAGAAGGCTGCAACTTTAGAACACTTAATTGGCAAAGCAACAACCAACAAAGCAATGTTTTCTCCCCAATCAAATGATTCAGCAGGTATGGTTTATTAGTTAAAGTTGCATTGAAagatgcattaccatctgcttcaTCACTGCATGCTGAGGACCAGTGTGCCTTTCTAGCTAACGTGCAGCAGAAACTTCCTGAATGTGTTTTGTTTAGAATGAGCTACTTGTGAGTAggaagttatttatttttctgtatgtATCCCCTGTATAGCACAGGGCTTTGCATATAGCAAGGACTTAAATActttttccttccattcctcctGAAGTAGAGACTGAATGCGATGAGCATGCGTAAAATAATTAACACCAAcatagtcttttttaaaataaggctttgggggcagctaggtggcgcagtggataaagcactggccctggattcagggggacctagttcaaatctggtctcagacactttacactcactagctgtgtgaccttgggcaagtcacttaaccctcattgccccacaaagaaaaccaaaataaggctttttaaaaaaacttattcaacattcttttctttttaaattttgggttccagatattctctttccctccaatccttcccccacccactgagaaggcaaacaatatatctGTTatgcatatgaaatcatgcaaaacatttccatattagccatattgcaaaacgAAACGCCCCCAAAAGTGGGAAAGTTATGCTTCTGTTTGCAGTCAGAGTTTATTAGTTCTCTCCCTGGAGgggggatagcattttttttcatcatgagtcctttggaattgtcttgggtcattctattgatcagagtagccaagtctttcacagttgatcatcattacaacttTGCTGTTATTTGAGCAATGGTCTGCCAGTTCttcttattttactttatatCAACTTAtctaggtcttgccatgtttttctgaaaccagcctcctcttcatttcttataacacagtagtactCCATCATAATCTTATGACACAACtgcctgtacatatcctttgaccatttatcaattggggaatggcttttatttttataaatttgattcacttccctatatatttgagaaatgaagcctttatcagagaagcttggTATAAAAATTTTTCATTACTTGTCTATTGTAGCTTTTAGCCAAGTGtggtttccctgattatctcttttaatttgggctgtttgctttttatttgtctgagatcatgattgctaccctttttttacttcagcacaagcttaatagattctgctctagcagCAGCATCTAAAGCAGccatttattttaattctctgtgtgtgtttctgtttcaagtgtgacTCTTGTAcagaacatattgttggattctggtttctaatccattctattctgcttctgttttatgggttagttcatcccattcacattcacagctatgtttactaactgtgtattttctgtttatccttccttctctctttatctgtccctcctcaaaaaccCATTTTGCCTCTGACCTTTGCCTCCCTTAATGTACCTTCCCTTTTATTATTCTTCTTCCCACCCTCTTACCCCCACTTTTTCTTATCTCATTTCCTTACTGGATAAGATAGGTTTCTAtacaaattgagtgtgtatataaatattctTCCTCTTCAGATCAATTTCAaggagagtgaggttcaagcattgcctactACTCCaccattttcctcttcattataaaagctcttctttgtgtacctcttttatgttagaagaatttccccattctacttctccctcacTTCTTCTCCTAGGGCATTCCTCTTTTTCAcccctacttttattttttattttttgatcatcccaacataattgacacAACTGTGCCCTTTTCTATGAAgactcctaactgccctaataatgataaagttctaagGAGTTACGtgtgtcatcttcccatataggaatgtaaatagtttaactttgaGTACTTATGATTccttttatgtttacctttttgtgattctcttgagtcttctctttgaataaaattttctattcagctctgatcttttcatcaggaatgcttggaacttttttttttttaattaaatatccattgtttttcccctaaattattatactcagttttgcaggataggttattcttgattgtaatcctagcttgTAAGCCCTCTGCTCTTTTAATGtgaaagctgctaaatcctgtgtgatcctgactatcttcatatatttacattttttctttctggctgcttgtaatagtttctccttgacctggaagctcagGAATTTGGCCagaatattcctgggagttttcattttgggacctctttTAGGAGGtcttagtggattctttcaatttctattttagcctcATGATCTAAGATATTAGGACGATTTTCCTTTATAACTACTTGAAATAGGaagtctaggttctttttttgatcatggctttcaggtggtccaatagttctttttttactCCACTgtcctctttttatttcttttcttttgttttgttttgttttgaatagtatttttctagttacatacaaagatagttttcaacattcatttccataagattttgagttccaaatttttctctcttccttttcccctctccaagagagcaagcaatgcaattataggttatatacatgcgatcacattaaaaatatttctacattacttATTCTGTGAAggaagaattggaacaaaagagaaaactcttaaaaaagaggggaaaaaaagtaaaaataatctcTCCTCAATCTTTTCTAGGTGATTATTTGagatctcatttccttctctttttattcttttgactttgttttattatttcttgaagtctcatggagtcattggcttccacttgcccaattctaatatttaaggaattattttctttattttcttttgccctttttccatttggccaattctttttttccccccctggcatggggcaatgagggttaagtgacttgcccagggtcacacagctagtaagtgtcaaatgcctgaggtcaaatttgaactcaggtcctcctgaatccagggctggtgctttatccactgtgccacctagctaccatggGCCAATTCTTTGTTAAGGAatagttttcttcagtgaatttttgtacctccttttccatttggcctgtTCTGCTtttaaagaagttattttcttcagttaatttttgtgccttttttaccaTTGGgccatttctgttttttaaggctttttttttttcaaacctctTTTTACCAACAATATGTTGACAGAAGGAAGCATCACATAGATTTTTGAGTCATGAGGATTTAGACTTGTCCTACAGTGTAGTCATGAGCATCCTTTCATAATTAGAAATGGCTGCCTAAGTTTGTTATAACTTGGTTTTAAGGGGAACTCAACCAATCAGCTTTTAGCTAATGTAATATGTGATTGTGCTTATATAAGATTATATTGATATCTTCAGGTTCACTGCCAGGTGTTTAAATAAATAACAGAAAACAGATCCAGCcattaagaacaaaaaaaaacatttgatcaAGATAACCAGAAATGTCTATCATAAGCCTTTAACTACCAGACCTTCacaattcattttctttacatattGAGATATTTGGAAGTGTGTGTTCATTAGAAACTTGAGGTGGCATCACTCTTGTCAAGAATGCTTCTGTGACACTCCTAGCTAATATTTTGGTTACaagtagtatttgaacccaggtatttccTGCACTTTCTCCATCCTactgtccttccttctcttcataTAACCAACACTATTATTAAGGAAATTAGATATCATATTATCAACTCAATAGAATAGAAGATATACTCTGGAGGCAACAGGTGTTCCGAGTTAAACTTAGTATCTCCCAGGCAAAGtttaaatgaaatcaaaagtataccatattttttcccaatttttatctTATGTTATTTCATGTGCATGTAAGATTTTTGCCTAAAAAATCGAACAGAAATGCAAAAGGAATAATTGTATACATCTGATATGAACTTATTATAccagtgttttctttttgttgtctttgAGCATTCATCTTTCTGATTTGGGACATCTCTGTATTTTGATTAAAGTAGATATGCATTTAGTGCATTTAGCTAAGTTTTGTTACCTATTACAGTGATAATCTATACGGTCTTTTTGGTCTCTTTAAGAGTTTCCCCCGGTCCTTAAGGGCCCTGCAACTTCTCAGCTATGCCATAGACTAGAAAATGAGATAGTAGAAAAAAACTCTTAAGTAACAATGAGACAAGTGGTCTTTTTCTATCACCAAAATAAGTTAGAGGGAAAGATGCATACATTACACATATTTTGTCAAAAATAAATGATCAGAGAATTGACTGGCAACTGTTTGCAGATAATTGTTAAATGTTATTTTCAAGCAATAATGCATAATTTTTATCATCTCTGTTTTCAGGTTGCTACAACCGTCAGGAAAGATCAGATTACTTGATGTTGGCAGCTGCtttaatccatttttaaaatttgaagaaTTTCTGACTGTTGGCATAGACATTGTACCTGCTGTGGAGGTAttaattatttgtgtttttttccacttatatttcacaaaaatatttttaaatgtacttatTCCTAAAAATGTAAGTATACTTCCTTTGCAACAGAAGTAGGTAGTAAATTGGATGTATATCTAActggtcatatttttaaaattaaatttatagtaTTATTCGCTTTTCATGTTTACTTAGTAATTAATTAACATTACTGTGACCTTGGGCGGCtgattttttctcctccctcttggtttcttttctctttctagctcaGTTATTTGGCTATAATATGAATTGAAGTATAGTAAAATTTTTGCCTATTTGGAATATTAAATAGCTGAGGGTTAGCCCATGTGTAAGTTTTAAATGTTTTGATGCAAATTGTTCTCAAAATGTGTCTGTCCTATTAAATAAAGTATATTGATCATCATTTAATCTTTTCTTGGTGACTTGAACTACATCAAGAgttaagagaacctgagttcaaatttattcTCTAATGTATTGGTTTTGAGAcctgtgagcaagtcactcaaaACACTTTGGGCTCCTGTCTTCTCATAAATGAAGCCATTGGACTATGTGGAATTGAAGGTCCGTTCTAACGCaagatccatgatcctatgattcaaGGTCTTTATTACCTTTCTCCTaatgcctccccccaaaaaatatcctGTTATTAGATCTGTAGTTGAAGTGGTGACCCCTGTAACCTTagacctttttttccctctagagAATTCTgtcttgatttatttattttggggggggggaattcatTTCCTTCTAAGGTGGAAAGACCTTTAATTCTAGGCTATATAACTCAGTGGTTGGATTTTTGCATAACTCATAAACTAAAAAAAGACAGATGTAGTTTGCtctttaagtgtgtgtgtgtgtgtgtgtgtgtgtttatttagcTCTCCAGAATTAATAACTGTCAGGAAGTTACCAGGTTTTGTACCTATATTTACTGCTCTAAAACTTTAACATTGATTCCAGTTTTTCCTGTTTGTtcccaaaaaacaaatatgatcattttccccacataagccttttaaatatttaaagacaactATCACATGCCCCATGTTAAGTTTCCCCACGTTCCTTTACCATCCCTTCTGTATATATCCCAAAGTGTGAcacctagttctttttttttttttccccggggcaatgggggttaagtgacttgcccagggtcacacagctagtaagtgtcaagtgtctgaggtcagatttgaacttaggtactcctgaatccaaggccggtgctttatccactgcgccacctagctgccccgacacctAGTTCTAAATGTAGCATTTTAGATGTTGTCTGACCAAAGTAGACTGCAGTGGTACTCTTACCTTCCTAGAGTCTTGACACAGTTCCCACAAATGAAATGTCACTTTTTTGGCAGCCCTATTCACTACTGACTCTCTGAAAACAATCAATTAAACCTCTTAAAGCCTTTCACATGAAATTCTACCATAATCACATCTTCCCTCACTACTTCTGTTTAGTTGATGATTGACTTTTTAAATCTAGGTTCAGTACTTTCTTGAGTTGTTAGATTTGATCCAATATTCCAGACTTTTTTGAATCTTAAGGGTATGatttctataaattatttttaagtttttttgattttttgtgtttttagttttgttttggtgaggcaattggggttaagtgtcttgcccagggtcacacagctagtgagtatcaagtgtctgaggctggatttgaactcaggtactcctgaatccaggtccggtgctttatccactgcaccacctagctgccccatttctaaacttttaaagaaattattttatggcCGCAAATAATTCTACTTATGATCTGATAATGCAACCTTAACTAAATGTAAACCAGCTATTTCTGGCAATTTTCTTACcttttcataatattttacaCAAAAATATACAACTGAGTCTGATTGAGATATGTAAGGAAAATTGAAGTTAGTTACACAAATTCACATAAATATTTAGGAAATGTTCAGAGATTTTGTTATAGCACCTCTTTTGAATGGATGACAATTTGGGGTAACAAGTGAGATTGTATGTGCTTTATTATGGAAGATGGAAATTATATGTCCATGATTGTTCTAATTTCTGAGCAAATGGTAATTTTCAAAGTCTTAATTTGCTCTACTTTTCTTCTCCCCAGAGCGTCTATAAATGTGACTTCCTGAACCTGCAGCTTCAGCAACCACTTCAACTTGCACAAGATACAATAGATGCCTTTTTGAAACAGCTGAAAAACCCAATTGATTCTCTTCCTGGAGAGCTTTTTCACGTAGTTGTTTTTTCActccttctttcttatttcccaTCACCTTATCAGCGGTGGATTTGTTGCAAAAAAGCCCATGAACTTTTAGTATTAAATGGCCTGTTACTCATCATCACTCCTGACTCCTCCCATCAGAATCGACATGCTATGATGATGAAAAGCTGGAAGATTGCTATAGAGTCTCTGGGCTTTAAACGTTTCAAGTATTCAAAATTTTCTCATATGCATCTAATGGCATTTAGGAAAATTTCTCTAAAAACTACCATTGACTTGGTTAGTAGGAACTATCCAGGAATGTTATATATTCCACAAGATTTCAACAGTGTAGAAGATGAGGAATACTCTAATCCTTCCTGTTATGTCCGATCCGATGTAGAAGATGAACAGCTGGCTTATAGTTTCACAGAGCTTCCTGATGCTCCGTATGACTCAGATTCTGGAGAAAGTCAAGCAAGCTCAATTCCTTTTTATGAGCTAGAAGATCCCATATTACTTTTAAGTtaatagaaatgcaaaaaaagcCCTTTTCAGTCCAGACTCCTTTCTTGCCTAAACTAATTTGAGATATTAACGTGGGCTCAGTACTTAAAAACATGGTTTGCATAGAATAAATTGCAAAGGTTTACAgagtttgctatttttttctacttctaaattttaaaatttattcttataTGAAAAGCTTAAAATTTCATGCAAAATGACTCCTATTGTAGCAGAAACTCCTGTTACAGTCTTTAGGATTTGTAGCACTAAAATATAGAAAGGTACATTTTTCTCTTCAGTGCTGTTGTGTGAAATGAAGCATCATTTTGCtatgttttccctttttaattttttccttttaaatactgTTGGAATTTAAGATGAAGTGGGGGAAATTTGAGGTATTTGAATAGAAAGCTGTAGTTTGCACTTTGACGACTCACGAGTTAAATTTGATGTGAAGTAAAAGATGGGGTTGTTTGGGGGGGTTTGGACGCACttatcaattttttgtttttttggtagcaaaaatATTGTCTGTAGCAGAAAGCTGTTTTCCGTTCAATTTTGGCTGATGAACCAACCAATATTGCCTGTGTTTTATGGATATTAGTAATAGTACTCattgtgatttcttttcttctgctATTAGTAAAAGCCCAACCAGAATTTGGTAGGGATGAGGAATATGTGGCATAGTATCACATTCA
It encodes the following:
- the BMT2 gene encoding S-adenosylmethionine sensor upstream of mTORC1, translated to MEPGAGGWSAARRQGAGPPGGQPPREQERKLEQEKLSGLVKSVHRRLRKKYREVGDFDKIWREHCEDEETLCEYAVAMKNLADNHWAKTCEGEGRIEWCCSVCREYFQNGGKRKALEKDEKRAVLAAKNAPALSVNDSSKFEDHLTNFSFTNPEYITELLQPSGKIRLLDVGSCFNPFLKFEEFLTVGIDIVPAVESVYKCDFLNLQLQQPLQLAQDTIDAFLKQLKNPIDSLPGELFHVVVFSLLLSYFPSPYQRWICCKKAHELLVLNGLLLIITPDSSHQNRHAMMMKSWKIAIESLGFKRFKYSKFSHMHLMAFRKISLKTTIDLVSRNYPGMLYIPQDFNSVEDEEYSNPSCYVRSDVEDEQLAYSFTELPDAPYDSDSGESQASSIPFYELEDPILLLS